The genomic window GCCTCGGGTGGGACTCCACTCCCCGGGCGGACGAGCAAGTGCGGACCGCGCTACTCGCCGTGCCGTGCGAACACCTGCGGACCGCGCTACTCGCCGTGGCGCGCGCGGCTCTCGAAGCGCGTGTACTTGTCGAGGAAGACGAGTGGGACGCCGCCGACCGGCCCGTTGCGCTGCTTGCCGATGATGAGCTCCGCCAGCCCCTGGTCCCGCATCTCTTCGCTGCGGTGGATGAAGGCGATCACGTCGGCGTCCTGCTCGATGGCGCCCGACTCGCGCAGGTCCGAGAGCTGCGGCGGCGAGCCCTTGCGATCCTCTGCCGCGCGCCGGAGCTGCGAGAGCGCGATGACCGGCAGCGCGACCTCCTTCGCCAGCGCCTTCAGCCCGCGGCTCACCTCGGCCACCTCGCGCTCCCGGCTGTCCACCTGGCGCGGCCCGCGGACGAGCTGGAGGTAGTCCACGATGATGAGCCCCATCTGGTCCGGCTCGCTGAAGATGCTCCGGTCGGCGCGGAAGCGCCTCGACTTCGCGCGGATCTCCAGCACCGATGGCGCGGCGGCGTCGTCGATCCAGATCGGCGCCTCGGCGATGCGGCTCGCCGCGCGCGTGAGGTTCATCCAGTCGTTCTGGTCCAGAAAGCCGCGGCGGAGCTTCTGCGAGTCCACCCGCGCCTCGGAGCACAGGATGCGCTCGATGAGCGACTCCTTGCTCATTTCGAGCGAGAAGACCAGCACCGGCACGTTGTGCAAGGTGGCCGAGTTCTGCGCGATGTTCAGGCAGAGAGCGGTCTTGCCCATGCTGGGTCGGGCCGCGACGATGATCAGGTCCGAGCGCTGCAGCCCCGCCGTCATCTCGTCCAGGTCGTGAAAGCCGGTCGGCACCCCGGTGATGGACTGCTTCTTCTCGTAGCGGCGCTCGATCGCGGCGAAGGCGCTGATCAGGAGCTCCTTGGCCGGCACGTAGGAGCTCCGCGCCGTGCGCTGCGTCAGCTCGAAGATGCGGTGCTCCGCCTCGTCCACGAAGCCGTCCACGGGCTCGGGCTCGGTGTAGGCCTTGGCGGTGATCTCCGAGGTGTGCTGGATCAGGCGGCGCAGCGTGGACTTGTCGCGCACGATGCGCGCGTGATAGGCGATGTTCTCGACGGTGGGGACCTTGGTCGCGAGCTCCGCGAGCCCCGAGACGCCCCCCACCCGGGTCAGCTCGTCGCTCGTGCGGAGCTGCTCCTCCAGCGTGATGATGTCCACCGGCCGGCCGAACTGCTCGAGCCGCAGCATGGCGTTGTAGATCGCCTGGTGCGCCGGCACGTAGAAGTCATCGGGCTCGAGGAGCTCGATGATCTGGTTCAGCGCTTCCTTCGGATTGAGGAGCACGCCTCCTAGGACGGAGGCTTCCGCGTCGCGGTTGTGGGGCAGGGGGCGGCCAGCGCCCCCGGAGGAAGGCGGTCGTTCGGCCATCAGCGCGCAAGCAGCGGCATTACTTCGCCACCACCCACACTTTGACCTCGGCCACCATGTCGCGCGACAGCCGTACCTTCGCGGTGTGCACGCCGATGGTCCGGATGGGCTGGTCGAGCTCGATCTTCTTCTTGTCCACGTTCACGCCGGCGGCCTCCAGGGCCTCGGCGATCTCGCGGGTCGTGACCGAGCCGAAGAGGCGGTCTTCCTCGCCCACGGGCTTGGCGATGTTGACCGAGGTCTTCTCGAGCTGGACCTTGTACGCCTCGGCGTCCTTGCGCAGCTTCCGGTCGCGCGCCTCGATCATCCGCTTCTGATGCTCGAGCTGCTTGAGGCTCCGGTCCGAGGCCGGAACGGCCAGGCCACGCGGGATCAGGTAGTTGCGTCCGTAGCCGTCCCGAACGTTCACCACCTGTCCGGTGCGGCCAAGGTTATCCACATCCTCACGGAGGATAAGTTGCATGGGCCCCTCACTTTCCCGTGACCACGAAGGGCACGAGCGCGATCATGCGGGCCCGCTTGATGGCGAGCGCCACCTGGCGCTGGTGCTTCGCGTTGTTGCCGCTGATGCGGCGCGGAACGATCTTGCCGCGCTCCGTGACGAAGTTGCGCAGAAGCTGCGGATCCTTGTAGTCGATGACCAGGTTCGGGTCCGCCGCGAAGCGGTCGATCTTGCGCCGGCCGAAGCCGCGACCGCCTCCGCGGCCGCCCTTCTTGTCGCCTCCACGATCGTCCTTGTCGCGATCCCGGCCGCCGCTGCGCTCGCGATCCTTACTCATGCCGCCACGTCCGTTCATTACTCGTCCTCCGTCTTGGCGCTGGTCTCGGAGCTGCCGCTCGCTTCGGTTGCCGTCTCGTCGTCGCCGCCCTTCTCGCCGCCTTCCTCGCCCTCCTCGCTGGCCTCTTCGCTCTCCTCTTCACCCTGCTCGTCGTAGCCACGGCCGAGGTACGTGTCTTCCTCGTCGGGGACCGTCGCTGCCGCGGCGGCGTAGCTCTCGTCGTTCACGTCCGTGGGCCGCGCGTTCGGGTCCACGTCCTCGTCGACCTTCACACTGATGAAGCGGATGACCAGGTCGAGCATGCGCAGGTTGCGCTCCACCTCGGCCACCACGTCCGCCGGCGAGAGGTAGCGCCAGTAGAGGTAGATGCCCTTGAGCTGCTTCGAGATCTCGTAGGCGAGCTTGCGCTTGCCCCAGTTCTCGAGGCGCAGGAGCTTCCCCTTGCGTCCTTCGATCACGCCGCGGATCCGGTCGTTGATCTCCTGGATCTGCTCGGTCGGCGCGTCGGGCTTGAGAATGTAGATGGTTTCGTACTCGCGCTGGGTACCTGGTTGGTCCCGTTGCGACACCAGCTGGGCCATGTGCTCTCCTTTCGGCTCGTCAGCCCCCACCCACTCGTGGGAGCAAGAAGTGGCATACCTATACCACGTCCCGTGCTTCTGTCGCGTTCGCCGTGCGGGCCGAACGATCTTTCAGTCCTTCTCCCCGCCGCGCCCGCCGCCTCCGCCGGCCGCCTCGCCCGAGCCCCCCTCGGGGTCCTTGGGCTTGGCCGGGGTCCGGTTGTGCCGGTTCATGGCCTCCTTCAGGCCCCGCGTGAGCACGGTGCGCACCGCCTCCGCGCCCTTCGCCACCAGCTCTTCCACCGCCTCCTGCTCGCTCGCCCGGAAGTCCGCGAGCACGTAGTCCGCGACCTCGCCGAAGGTCGGCCGTCCGACCCCGAGTCGCACCCGAACGTAATCGCCGCTGCCCAGCTCCTCGGTGAGGGAGCGAAGCCCGTTGTGCCCCGCGTCGCCTCCCCCTTGCTTCACCTTCAGGCGCCCGAGCTCCAGGTCCACGTCGTCGTGCACCGCGACGATCTGCTCCGGCGCCACCCGGTAGAACCTCGCGAGCGGCGCCACGCAGCGACCGCTCAGGTTCATGAAGGTCTGCGGCTTGACCAGCATCACCGGTCGCCGGCTCAGCTCTCCCTGGGCCAGCTCGCCCGCGTACTTGGCGGAGCGCTTGAAGGCGAGCTCCCCGGCCCGGGCCAGCCGCTCCACCACCATGAAGCCGATGTTGTGCCGGTTTCTCTGGTAGCGCGTCCCCGGATTCCCGAGGCCCACGACGATCCAACGAGCCTCTGCGTCCATGACGGGGTCCGCGCGCGGCCAGGGGCGACGATCGGGCTACTTCTTCTCCTTCTTGTCGCCGGCCGGGGCCTTCGCGCCCGCCGCGGGCTTGGCCGCTGCGCCCGCCTTGGCATCCTTGGCCGCACCCTCCGCCGGGGCCGCTGCCGCCGCGCCTTCCGCCGGGGCCGCACCCTCGGTGGTGGTCGCCGCGACCTCGACCTCCTTGCGCGGCGCGGTGACGAGCGCCACGGTCTGATTCGGCGGTAGGACGAAGGTCACGCCCTCTGGCGCCGGCAGCTGCGAGATGGAGAGCGTGTCGCCCATCTTCAGCGGCGCGACGTTGCCCACGATCTTGGCCGGAATCAGCTCGGGCCGGCACCGCACCTCGAGCGTGCGGAACACCTGGTGCAGGACGCCGCCCACGATCAGGCCCTCGGGCTTCCCCTCCGTCACGAACGGGATGGTCACCGTGAGCGGCTGGTCGAGCGCCACGCGCACGAAGTCCACGTGCCGTAGCGTGCTCTTGATGGGGTCGATCTGGTAGTCCTTCACCAGGACCTTGAGGTTCTCGGTCCCCTTCGCCCCGCCCTCGATGGTCAGATCGAGGAGCGTGTTCTCCTTCTTCGCCGGGTCCAGCGCCTTCTGCAGCGACGACGGATTCAGCTGGAGGAGCTCGGCCTCGCCCTTCAGGCCGTAGAGCACGGCCGGGATCTGTCCCGAGGCGCGGAGCCGTCGGCAAACCCCCTTGCCCGCCTTGTCGCGGCGGCTGACCGTCACCTGACCCATCGGCACTGCGTTCTGCGTTTCCATCGTCTGAACCCTTTCTGCCGGCGATCGCTAAACGAACAGCGAGCTGATCGAATCGCCGTGGTGGATGCGCTTGATCGCCTCACCCAGCAGGCGACCCACGCTGAGCACCTTGATCTGCTTGAGCTGCTTGGCCTCCTCACGGAGGGGAATGGAATTGGTGACCAGCACCTGTTCGAGACAGGAGGCGCCGAGACGCTCCACCGCCGGCCCCGAGAGGACCGCGTGCGTGGCGGCGGCCAGGACGCGCCTGGCCCCCTTCTTCAGGACGGCCTCGGCGGCCTGCGTGAGCGTGCCCGCCGTGTCGATCATGTCGTCGAGGATCACGGCGGTCTTGCCTTCGACCTCGCCGATGATGTTCATCACCTCGCTCACGTTCGGCTTCTCGCGCCGCTTGTCGATGAACGCGAGGGTCGCGCCGAGCCGCTTGGCGTAGGCTCGCGCTCGTTCCACGCCACCCGCGTCGGGGGAAACCATCACGAGCTCGTGGTCGCGCATGCGATCCCGCAGGTGCTCGATGAGCACCGGCATGGCGAAGAGGTGGTCGAAGGGGATGTTGAAGAAGCCCTGGATCTGGCCCGCGTGGAGATCCATGGCCAGCACGCGGTCGGCTCCCGCGGCGGTGATGAGATCCGCCACGAGCTTGGAGGAGATCGGGGTGCGCGGTTTGACCTTGCGGTCCTGCCGGGCGTAGCCGAAGTACGGCATGATCGCGGTGATCGAGCCCGCCGAGGCGCGGCGCAGGGCGTCGATCATCACGAGCAGCTCCATGATGTTCTGGTTGACCGGGGAGCAGGTCGGCTGCACCACGCAGCAGTTCACGCCGCGAACGTTCTCGCCGATCTCGACGAACGATTCCCCGTCGGAGAAGGCCGAGACGTTGGCCTGCCCTAGCGGCACGCCCACGTACTTGCAGATCTCCTCCGCGAGGGGGCGGTTTGCGCTACCGCTGAAGATGGTCAAGGCCTTGAGCATGCACTACTCCGGCGCCGCTGCGTCGGCGCGCCCGCCCCTCACGTCGATCCAGTTGGGGCGGGAGGATTCGAACCTCCGAATGCGGGAACCAAAGTCCCGTGACTTGCCGCTTGTCGACGCCCCAGTAGCGTTTCTGAATCGACGGAGCGACATGCTGCGACGGGCGCCTCCGTCGTCCAACTGTTTGATCTCGTTTGGCTGCTGCCCACGCGCCCGCCGCCGCCTATATAGGGGATCCGAATAGGTGTGTCAAGCTGCAACCACCCTGGGTGGCGAGCGCCGAGACGCCGCGACTTTCCTTCAGAAAGAGGGCCGCGGCCCCGGCCTCCTCGGGGCTCCGGAAGAGCCCGAAAACGGTGGGTCCGCTCCCCGACATGCCCGTGGCGAGGGCCCCCGCCTCCGCGAGCCGGGCGCGAAGGCGCGGAATCTCGGGGCAGAGCCGGGCCGCCGGGGGCTCGAGGTCGTTCCATATTAATGGAAGGACGGACTCGAGGCGCCCATCCAGGGCCACGGGCTGAGGGGGGGCGGGGCGCCGCTCCCCCGGGGTCAGGCCCAGGGCGCGATAGACCTCGGCCGTACCGAGCGGGGTCCCGGGGTTCGCCAGCACCAGGTCGAGGAGCGGCAGGCCCGAGAGGGGGGTGAGCCGCTCCCCGATCCCCTGGGCCCGCGCGGCGCGGCCGAGCAGAAAGAAGGGGACGTCGGCGCCGAGTCCGAGGGCCACGGTCGCGAGCTCGGCCTCGGACAGGGGGTGAAAGGCGTCGTTCAGGGCGCGCAGCACCGCGGCGGCGTCGCTCGAGCCTCCCCCGAGTCCGGCGGCGGCCCACACGCGCTTCTCGACGGTAAGTCTCACCCGGGCGGTGCGGCCGGTCCGCGCGAGGTAGGCCTTTGCGGCCCGTGCGGCCAGGTTCTCGGCCCCGTCCAGGTCGGGGCGGCCGGGGCAGGTGCAGGTCACCACCGACGAGGACGCCTCCTCGAGCTCGACGGTGACCCGGTCGGCGAGGGCGAGCGGCACGAAGAGGCTGTCCAGCTCGTGGTAGCCGTCCTCGCGGCGACCCACGACGCGCAGGGAGAGGTTGATCTTCGCCGGGGCCGCTCGTTCGTGCTGCACGCCTTCTCATACCGCTCCGCCCCCACCGCGTACAAGCCCCACGGCGCGCGCGGGCCGACGGCGGGCTGAGGGTGGCGCACGCGGCCGGCGAGGGCGCCGCACGCTGGCGGCGCAGAGGTGCCGCGGGTATGATGGGGCCCTTTTCTGCCCGAGCGGAGGAGTGACACGCCATGTGTGGAATCGTTGGGTACGTGGGCAGCCAGGCCTGTGCGGAGATCCTGATCGATGGGCTGCGGCGACTGGAATACCGCGGCTACGACTCCGCGGGGGTGGCGATCGTCGACGGCACGAGAACCAAGATCCTTCGGGCTCAGGGCAAGCTCAGCAACCTGACGAAGCTCGTGAACGAGGCCAAGCCCGCCGGCACCGTCGGCATCGGGCACACGCGGTGGGCCACGCACGGGCGTCCCTCGGAGCAGAACGCGCACCCGCACAAGTACGGCTCGGTGGCGGTGGTGCACAACGGGATCATCGAGAACCACGCGACCCTGCGGGCGCAGCTCCAGTCCCAGGGACACGTCTTCTCGTCGGAGACGGACACGGAGATCGTCGCGCACCTCGTGGACAACGAGGTGAAGGCGGGCAAGACCCCCTACGAGGCGGTCCGCGCCACGCTGGCCCAGGTGCACGGCGCCTACGCGCTCTGCGTGATCGTGGACGGCGCCGCGGACCAGCTCGTCGCCGCGCGCCACGACGCCCCGCTCATCCTCGGCGTGGGCCAGGGGGAGAACTACGTGGCCTCCGACGTCCCGGCGATCCTGAGCCGCACGCGCGACATGATCTTCCTCGACGAGCAGGAGATCGCGGTGGTCCGGGCGACCGGCATCGAGGTGACGGACCTCGAGGGGAACAAGAAGCAGAAGGAGCCGCAGCGCATCCTCTGGGACGCGATGATGGCCGAGAAGGGCGGCCACAAACACTTCATGCTGAAGGAGATCCACGAGCAGCCGCGGGTGGTGACCGACACCATCCGCGACCGCATCTCCCCGAGCACGGGTGACGCCTTCATCGACGGCTTCGAGATCGACGGCAAGGCGCTGCGGAAGGTCACGATGGTGGCCTGTGGCACCTCGTGGCACGCGGCGCTGGTCGGGAAGTTCCTCGTCGAGGGGATCGCGCGCGTGCCGGTGGAGGTGGACCTCGGGAGCGAGTACCGCTACCGCGATCCGATCGTCGGCAAGGACGACCTGCTCGTGGCCATCTCGCAGTCGGGAGAGACCGCGGACACCCTGGCCGCGCTGCGCGAGGCGAAGCGCAAAGGGGCGCGCGTGCTTTCGATCTGCAACGTGGTGGGCTCCACCATCGCCCGCGAGTCGGACGGTGTGCTCTACACGCACGCGGGTCCCGAGATCGGCGTCGCCTCGACCAAGGCCTTCACCACGCAGCTCGCGGCGCTCGTGGTGCTCGCGATCTACCTCGGCCGGCGCACCGGCGCGCTCACCCCCGAGAAGGGCAAGGAGCTGATCGAGGACCTCCTCGCGGTGCCGGAGAAGATGAAGCGCGTGCTGGACCATTCGGCCGCGGTGAACGTGATCGCCCGCCGCTACGCCACGGCGCGGGACTTCCTCTACCTGGGGCGCGGCATCAACTACCCCATCGCCCTCGAGGGGGCGCTCAAGTTGAAGGAGATCTCGTACATCCACGCCGAGGGCTATGCCGCCGGCGAGATGAAGCACGGCCCGATCGCCCTCATCGACGAGAACCTCCCGGTGGTGGTCATCGCTCCCTCCGGCTCGGGCTACGAGAAGATCATCAACAACCTGACGGAGGTGCGGGCACGCCAGGGGAAGGTCATCGCCATCGCCACCGAGGGGGACGCGGAGATCGGCGACATGGTGGACGACGTGATCCAGGTCCCCGGGGTGCGGCCCGAGCTCCAGCCCCTGCTCACCGTGCTGCCGCTGCAGATCCTGGCCTACCGCGTGGCCGACATTCGCGGCACCGACGTAGACCAGCCGCGCAACCTGGCCAAGAGCGTGACCGTCGAGTAGGCGCGTCGGCGCCCCCCTGGAGAGCCCCATGACGAAGATCGAGAAGCTCATCATCATCGGTACCGGCCCCGCGGGCTACACCGCCGCGATCTACGCCGCGCGCGCCGAACTCAATCCCCTGGTGATCGAGGGGCTCGAGCCCGGCGGCCAGCTCACCATCACTACCGACGTGGAGAACTATCCGGGCTTTCCCGACGGGGTGCAGGGACCGGAGATGATGGCGCTCTTCCGCAAGCAGGCCGAACGCTTCGAGGTGCGTTTCCAGAGCGGCATGGTCACGCGCGTGGATTTCTCGGGCCACCCTTTCCGCGTCTTCGTGGACGACGGCAGCGTGCACGCCGCGCAGTCGGTGATCGTCGCCACCGGAGCCTCGGCGCGCTACCTCGGGCTGCCCTCGGAGGAGAAGCTCAAGGGCTACGGCGTCTCGGCCTGCGCCACGTGCGACGGCTTCTTCTACCGTGGCAAGGAGGTCACGATCGTCGGGGGCGGGGACACGGCGATGGAGGAGGGGACCTACCTCACGCGCTTCGCCAGCAAGGTGACGGTGATCCACCGGCGCGACGAGTTTCGCGCCTCGAAGATCATGCAGAAGCGCCTGCTCGAGCACCCGAAGATCGAGGTGGTCTGGAACAGCGTGGTGGACGAGGTGCTCGGGGACCCGAAGGAAGGGGGCGTGGTCGGCGTGCGGGTCAAGGACGTGAAGAGCGGCGCCACGCGCGAGATCCCCTGCCACGGTATGTTCGTGGCCATCGGGCACAAGCCGAACACGGAGCCCTTCGTCGGACAGCTCGAGCTCGAGGAGAACGGCTACCTGAAGGTGGTCCCGGGCACGGCGCAGACCAGCGTGGACGGCGTCTTCGCGGCGGGGGACGTGGCGGATCACGTCTATCGCCAGGCGGTGACCGCGGCGGGGACCGGCTGCATGGCGGCGATCGAGGCCGAGCGCTGGCTCACGCGGCGCGGGGCCTGAGGCCGATGCCCGACACCACGATCCTGCGCGGCTCGGACGAGCTCGTGACCCTCCTCGGCGGGAGCACGCTCTTTACCGGTCTCGCGGAGCCGCACCTGCGGCGCCTCGCGGGCCTCGGCACGGTGGCGGCGTACCCGCGCAACGCGCACGTCTTTCAGGAAGGCGAGCCGGGGCAGGAGCTCTTCGTGGTGCTCAAGGGGGCGGTGCGCATCAGTCGCCAGGTCCCCGGGATGGGCGAGGAGGCGCTCGCGGTGCTGCGCCCCGGCGCGGCCTTCGGCGAGATGGCGCTGATCGACGCGTCCCCGCGTTCGGCCGACGCCCTGGCCCACGAGGCCTGCGAGCTCTACGTGCTGGCCAAGCCCGAGCTCGACGACCTGCTCTTCGTGGACCGCGATTTCGCCTGCGACCTGCTCTGGAAGCTCGTGCGCACCCTCTCCACGCGCCTGCGCGAGACCAACGACAAGATGACCATGCTCTCGATCAGCGCGAAGTTCGAGTAGCGCGCGGTCGCGCCGTCTAGCTTCGCCAGGGGGGAAATCGTGCAGAACGCATTTCACTGGGGGCAGCTGCGCCGTATTCGGCCAGATGGTTGGTGTGGGGTGGGCCTATGACGTTCGGTAGGGTGCTCGCCGGGGGCATTGCTGCGGCGACAGCGGTCTTCTTCGTCGCGTGTGCGAAGGAGGAGGTCGAGCTCTTCGAGGTGTGCAGCCTCGCGAAACTATGCAAGCAGATCGAGACGGGCACGTACTGCTGCGGGCCGAAGGCAGTTGCCACGGCGGACCCGAGATGTTGCCCAGGCGTGACGTACCCGATGGAGGTGCGCGGATGCGACCAGTCGCTCTCGCATTGCCCGAAGTTCTGCTCTACCTGCTTGCCCTACGAATATCGCTACGGTCGCCCCCGCCCTGACCTCGGGCCGATCCCCGATCGCGGTGGCCCGATCCCCGATCGCGGTGGCCCGATCATCGTGCATCCCCCGGACGCGGGGTAGCGCCTGCGGAGTAGCGCCTGCTCGCCCCGAGGCCCCTCTCTGCGCTATAACGCGAACCGAGATGACGCGTCGGGAATGGCTGGCTCTCGTCTTCGGTCGCGCGGGCCTCGGGCTCCTGGCGGGCGCGTCGCTCGGCCTTGCCGCCTGCAACCGCGAACGCTGGAAGACCAAGACCCCCGAGCAGTGCGCCGCCGACCAGCCGCTCACCGCCGAGGACGAGCGGGCGCGCAAGCTGCTCTCGTACCTCGAGCGCTCCCCCATCCCGAAGCGCCTCTGCGCGAACTGCCGCTTCTACCGGGCCACCTTCCCCGGCGAGTGCGGTAGCTGCTTCGTGCTCAAGGGGCGCATTCATCCGGCGGGGTGGTGCAGGCGCTGGATCCGCTTCTGACCGCTACCACGTCGGGGCGTCGTGTCGTTGCGCCGGGGCTACGGTGGCAAGATCGATCGTCGGCCTCGAACGGCCGGGGGCGTGCTGTCCCGAGCGGTTCTCACACGTTGAAGGTGTGCCCCGCGCAGCGTGCCGCTGGCCCTCCGGTTGCATCGAGCTAGCCCCGAGGCACCCACCGCCTCCGGAGGAGCACCGCATGGCCGAACGGCCTGCCCACCTTCAGCGGGCCACTATCGACCGGGCTCTTCTGCT from Deltaproteobacteria bacterium includes these protein-coding regions:
- the dnaB gene encoding replicative DNA helicase; the protein is MAERPPSSGGAGRPLPHNRDAEASVLGGVLLNPKEALNQIIELLEPDDFYVPAHQAIYNAMLRLEQFGRPVDIITLEEQLRTSDELTRVGGVSGLAELATKVPTVENIAYHARIVRDKSTLRRLIQHTSEITAKAYTEPEPVDGFVDEAEHRIFELTQRTARSSYVPAKELLISAFAAIERRYEKKQSITGVPTGFHDLDEMTAGLQRSDLIIVAARPSMGKTALCLNIAQNSATLHNVPVLVFSLEMSKESLIERILCSEARVDSQKLRRGFLDQNDWMNLTRAASRIAEAPIWIDDAAAPSVLEIRAKSRRFRADRSIFSEPDQMGLIIVDYLQLVRGPRQVDSREREVAEVSRGLKALAKEVALPVIALSQLRRAAEDRKGSPPQLSDLRESGAIEQDADVIAFIHRSEEMRDQGLAELIIGKQRNGPVGGVPLVFLDKYTRFESRARHGE
- a CDS encoding 50S ribosomal protein L9; the protein is MQLILREDVDNLGRTGQVVNVRDGYGRNYLIPRGLAVPASDRSLKQLEHQKRMIEARDRKLRKDAEAYKVQLEKTSVNIAKPVGEEDRLFGSVTTREIAEALEAAGVNVDKKKIELDQPIRTIGVHTAKVRLSRDMVAEVKVWVVAK
- a CDS encoding 30S ribosomal protein S18, with protein sequence MNGRGGMSKDRERSGGRDRDKDDRGGDKKGGRGGGRGFGRRKIDRFAADPNLVIDYKDPQLLRNFVTERGKIVPRRISGNNAKHQRQVALAIKRARMIALVPFVVTGK
- the rpsF gene encoding 30S ribosomal protein S6 translates to MAQLVSQRDQPGTQREYETIYILKPDAPTEQIQEINDRIRGVIEGRKGKLLRLENWGKRKLAYEISKQLKGIYLYWRYLSPADVVAEVERNLRMLDLVIRFISVKVDEDVDPNARPTDVNDESYAAAAATVPDEEDTYLGRGYDEQGEEESEEASEEGEEGGEKGGDDETATEASGSSETSAKTEDE
- a CDS encoding aminoacyl-tRNA hydrolase, which produces MDAEARWIVVGLGNPGTRYQRNRHNIGFMVVERLARAGELAFKRSAKYAGELAQGELSRRPVMLVKPQTFMNLSGRCVAPLARFYRVAPEQIVAVHDDVDLELGRLKVKQGGGDAGHNGLRSLTEELGSGDYVRVRLGVGRPTFGEVADYVLADFRASEQEAVEELVAKGAEAVRTVLTRGLKEAMNRHNRTPAKPKDPEGGSGEAAGGGGGRGGEKD
- a CDS encoding 50S ribosomal protein L25, which produces METQNAVPMGQVTVSRRDKAGKGVCRRLRASGQIPAVLYGLKGEAELLQLNPSSLQKALDPAKKENTLLDLTIEGGAKGTENLKVLVKDYQIDPIKSTLRHVDFVRVALDQPLTVTIPFVTEGKPEGLIVGGVLHQVFRTLEVRCRPELIPAKIVGNVAPLKMGDTLSISQLPAPEGVTFVLPPNQTVALVTAPRKEVEVAATTTEGAAPAEGAAAAAPAEGAAKDAKAGAAAKPAAGAKAPAGDKKEKK
- a CDS encoding ribose-phosphate pyrophosphokinase, yielding MLKALTIFSGSANRPLAEEICKYVGVPLGQANVSAFSDGESFVEIGENVRGVNCCVVQPTCSPVNQNIMELLVMIDALRRASAGSITAIMPYFGYARQDRKVKPRTPISSKLVADLITAAGADRVLAMDLHAGQIQGFFNIPFDHLFAMPVLIEHLRDRMRDHELVMVSPDAGGVERARAYAKRLGATLAFIDKRREKPNVSEVMNIIGEVEGKTAVILDDMIDTAGTLTQAAEAVLKKGARRVLAAATHAVLSGPAVERLGASCLEQVLVTNSIPLREEAKQLKQIKVLSVGRLLGEAIKRIHHGDSISSLFV
- a CDS encoding 4-(cytidine 5'-diphospho)-2-C-methyl-D-erythritol kinase; protein product: MQHERAAPAKINLSLRVVGRREDGYHELDSLFVPLALADRVTVELEEASSSVVTCTCPGRPDLDGAENLAARAAKAYLARTGRTARVRLTVEKRVWAAAGLGGGSSDAAAVLRALNDAFHPLSEAELATVALGLGADVPFFLLGRAARAQGIGERLTPLSGLPLLDLVLANPGTPLGTAEVYRALGLTPGERRPAPPQPVALDGRLESVLPLIWNDLEPPAARLCPEIPRLRARLAEAGALATGMSGSGPTVFGLFRSPEEAGAAALFLKESRGVSALATQGGCSLTHLFGSPI
- the glmS gene encoding glutamine--fructose-6-phosphate transaminase (isomerizing) produces the protein MCGIVGYVGSQACAEILIDGLRRLEYRGYDSAGVAIVDGTRTKILRAQGKLSNLTKLVNEAKPAGTVGIGHTRWATHGRPSEQNAHPHKYGSVAVVHNGIIENHATLRAQLQSQGHVFSSETDTEIVAHLVDNEVKAGKTPYEAVRATLAQVHGAYALCVIVDGAADQLVAARHDAPLILGVGQGENYVASDVPAILSRTRDMIFLDEQEIAVVRATGIEVTDLEGNKKQKEPQRILWDAMMAEKGGHKHFMLKEIHEQPRVVTDTIRDRISPSTGDAFIDGFEIDGKALRKVTMVACGTSWHAALVGKFLVEGIARVPVEVDLGSEYRYRDPIVGKDDLLVAISQSGETADTLAALREAKRKGARVLSICNVVGSTIARESDGVLYTHAGPEIGVASTKAFTTQLAALVVLAIYLGRRTGALTPEKGKELIEDLLAVPEKMKRVLDHSAAVNVIARRYATARDFLYLGRGINYPIALEGALKLKEISYIHAEGYAAGEMKHGPIALIDENLPVVVIAPSGSGYEKIINNLTEVRARQGKVIAIATEGDAEIGDMVDDVIQVPGVRPELQPLLTVLPLQILAYRVADIRGTDVDQPRNLAKSVTVE
- the trxB gene encoding thioredoxin-disulfide reductase, producing the protein MTKIEKLIIIGTGPAGYTAAIYAARAELNPLVIEGLEPGGQLTITTDVENYPGFPDGVQGPEMMALFRKQAERFEVRFQSGMVTRVDFSGHPFRVFVDDGSVHAAQSVIVATGASARYLGLPSEEKLKGYGVSACATCDGFFYRGKEVTIVGGGDTAMEEGTYLTRFASKVTVIHRRDEFRASKIMQKRLLEHPKIEVVWNSVVDEVLGDPKEGGVVGVRVKDVKSGATREIPCHGMFVAIGHKPNTEPFVGQLELEENGYLKVVPGTAQTSVDGVFAAGDVADHVYRQAVTAAGTGCMAAIEAERWLTRRGA
- a CDS encoding cyclic nucleotide-binding domain-containing protein; the protein is MPDTTILRGSDELVTLLGGSTLFTGLAEPHLRRLAGLGTVAAYPRNAHVFQEGEPGQELFVVLKGAVRISRQVPGMGEEALAVLRPGAAFGEMALIDASPRSADALAHEACELYVLAKPELDDLLFVDRDFACDLLWKLVRTLSTRLRETNDKMTMLSISAKFE
- a CDS encoding high-potential iron-sulfur protein; translation: MTRREWLALVFGRAGLGLLAGASLGLAACNRERWKTKTPEQCAADQPLTAEDERARKLLSYLERSPIPKRLCANCRFYRATFPGECGSCFVLKGRIHPAGWCRRWIRF